The DNA sequence tttcaattttaccaTCATTAATTTCTTTATGCTCTTCTAATGTACTTTCAACTTCAGTTAAAGATGCTGCTTCAAAACTTTCAGAATAAATTGCCGATACGTCAAAGGAGGTACGATCCCGAAGGTCATCTTTTGATGACTCAACAgtgagattatttttttcaaaattaacagaatcttcatttttatcaacttgtttattgttattttttatattttcttgagATCTAACactttcaagtaattttttctcattcgaaattgataattttttagatccaaattcttttttttcattattgccagatatttttttattattcatattactGCTGTTGGAAGAAAAATGATCATTTTCTGCGTCTTGCtcacaatataatttttttacagtataatttttagaaaaatcattATCTTTATCtgaatgtattttattattaatttctttttgtgtttctaataaacaaaaatcgattttagatttatcatcaacaattatttcatCACTATTTTCATTAGCCGTtgatagagaaaatttatttctcgttATAAAGACTTTTGAATCATTGTTTACATCAAATTTAGTAATAGATGTAGAAAGTTCTTCGACATCATTACAagtattttttgtatcaaCATTAACAGGAATATcgatataattacaattatttaatggtGTTGAAAATCTTTCaggtgatttaaatatttcactaGTTATTTCAGAACTTGAAATTCTTGATCGTGGCTTAAATGGAATTTTCACTCCaccaaaattattatcatctcttttattacttttactccttattttgaaatcaatatGATTACGATTGTTATAACATCTAAATTGATCATCTAATTTACTAGTATTtccaatgatatttttaattttaatatctaaattatttaatctttcATCGACATCCTTGTATTCCCGAGAATTTAGTTTGATTTTATTccaattaaaatcattatttattatttcaatatttgaacttttattattgttaaaatcatTTTGATTCTCTTTTATATAATCTCCAGACTTTACCTcacttgaattattaatttctaattcaGCGATCTGAcagataaattcaataaacgatctttttgattttttattatcactcaAAACTTGTTGatcgaaattattttgactAATCTCTTTATGATTACTTTTATCTGTATTTATTGCTGACTTAATTTTACAACTTGGTAACGAAGaactcgaaatattttttgcaataaaaaattctgaagATTTATCTAATAACTCTGGTGGTTTATCGTTCAGTAATTCTTGAAAGCTTGTTTGCACTGCAGtatcaattgaattttcattttttgtttttttttgtttacacgaattaattattaattcaggaatatcatcattattttctcCTACAATGTTAGTTTCATTAGGTAATATATCAAGTTTTAATGAAGGCATGACAGCTGATTGACTAGATCGTGTTAAAACatcaattgtatttaaatttccttttttgaaatacttcTTAGGTTGTggtaattttacattttttgaatcattttttatttgttcatgagatatttgtatatctcgagatgattttttaataacatcaTTCCTGAAAGtggatttattaattttctgtaGTTCATAATTATGAGGTTGACATTTAATATGATTTTCATAACACCAATAGTTATTGTTAGCTGATAATTTATCTCTATTTATTTCCTTAAATTTAGTATTAACAATATCTCGAATATACAATTCACATCCGTCAAGACaacttaaacaaaaattttaaaacattatattaaaataataatgaattaagatttaaaaattttttaaaaagtcattgAAATATACCTATCGTCGTCAAGTTGGAAGTTTGTTATATCACaattaactttaaagatttttttttcaacttcatcAACAAGTTTTTCAGCATTGTTTAATAACTCTGAAGTATCAAAACTAACATCAAGACTTTTTGtcatattattataagaaataatcaaaaaatttaaattaataatattctgtAGTCTGTTGGGCAGTGTGACAACTTTACTCAGGATTTCCTTACTCGAGAGCCATCTGTAGATCTGTACTCGAAAGCTGTTCTTGGACTAgcagttttgttttaaaactgACTCACTCTAATGCACAGTTTGCTTGCgcaaaagtttactgtacaaaactttcgttgaatttttcgtcaaatttccgtcaatttcggacttttctattttttacggcaatttgtatgcaacttgctattgaatttgaaGTAAATTCACTGCccgaattagaaaaatttactgcaaatttacttcaaaagttgactagaaaaaagttgtttttaattttcacgcaaattttatgtcaatttatcgttaatttaacttgaaaaattgttaagtatatttttaccttgaaattgtagacaatttcatgtaaaaatttacttacctCCTGAgatggtaagaatgaacattaccaactgttttttttcgtaaaagattaaccgcaaatttttattttcaacttttgctgtgaaattgtcggcaaattcgggcagcagatttcagataatttcaacatcaaattacccATAATTTtaagctaaagtggctattaggtcaattttctttttatttaagaacAACTTTACTCAATCCCCTGATAGCCACACTTTGTTCAGCAAGCAAGTTCTGCAGTGAAACattttcggctaacttaacgaaaagtttctggcaagccttggctggataatacttgcgtGCAGGTTGATGCAAATAAACCACCGTCATCTGAatgtaatttgacagaaaaatttGCCGTCAATTCGGaggaaactttcaatcaacttaacgtcattgtctgacagtaACTCTTGTAGTCAAATTGAGTTcaagttacagacaatttactgtcagcTTAAAAGTAACTGTTTGCTCTCCAACACTTTCCTTTAAGTTAGCTTCAGAATACGGCCGTAGTGTCATCTGTCTCTTTATGAACTAACTAACTAAATTCGCTTAGTGGAACGCACCCTAACAAATGATAGCGACATCTTGAAATAGAGATAGAAGCTCCAGTGCTTCatatgaattcaaaaaaagataACGGATTTTCACGCGTCTCTTTATGTCCGCAATAAACAACACAAACAATTCATCCGGAATATTGAAACATtcttaaaagatttaaaaatactgaagtttattattaattattgagacAGTAATCTACAGATATAATGTATGTaacaaatttaatcatttaaaccttaattattaataataatattaattattatgccTTGAATTATTAGATCAATATGGAATTCATTATACCATTAAAAAAAGACGATCTTTTAAAGCAAAATGACCGATATTATTATGTAAAGGATGTTATTTCACCTCGCCAAATTAATTCAGTTTTTGAcagtaagtatttaaattatttattgttgaatacaaaatgaaaaattgctTAATGTAACCTCAACTTcataacttaattttatttcagctAACCGGCAAGCGTTACAAAACAAAAGATCGGCATTTATTTTAGAtcattttgatgattttttcgCTGTTTTAGTTCATAGTAAAAATCTCGATGATTCAGTACTCACGAGAGCTTTCGATCGACTATGTAAATCTACTGAATATTTAGTTAAAGACTTAGAAAGTCAAGATTTTGAAGaggataaaaagaaaaagttgaCTATAGTTAAAATGCACGCATATTTGGTCtcgagttttataaattatttagaagaTCGTTCTCTCAAATCAAACAATCCCACAGGTGATAAAGGAATAGGAAAAAAGAAGAAATCAGAGCAAAAATCAGAGGTGAGAAAAGAATGGGAATTCAaacgtaataaaattttatttaccatttATGATTGGCtacaattatcattaaataaattatgggaTCCACCAATTGTTGAACAATCATTTGTTATGCTTCTGGCtgatatttgttataaaataattgaattggacaaagataaaaatgataagcaAGTTAAACAAATTGTTTGGCAAATTTTAggaattcttataaaaaattacactcaTGCAGTTTCgtgtaagataaaaataattcaattagttAAAACTTATGATACTCTAGCACAATCATTAGCACAAGGAATTGTGAATATGGTAACagaaaataaatgtcaaaGTTTTATTGTTGAGATTTTACATGAAATTGATCAAGTTAATTTTGAAGAATCTGAAGCACGAAATATTGCAACATTTCTCTCAACAATGGCCGCTATCCAaccagaattattttttcaaggaTCTGACGATATAAtggaatatatatttgattatcTTGATAATGAATGTTATATTATGAGAAATTGTGCTATTgaaataatggaaaatttgattattaattgtttatcaGGAGAAAATCTaacaaaacaacaaaaaaatttacgagatgaatgttttcagtatttatttaaacacaaATTAGATGTCAATAGTTTTGTAAGATCTAAAGTTTTTCAAGTTTGGCAAAAATTATTGGCTTCTGAAGCAGTACCAATTCAACAGATGTTGCCTATTTTAAAAGCTGTAATACCACATTTACATGAAACTGGTGCTGTTATGAGAAAGCAAGCTCTTCAAGTAATACGTCATTTAATAGAGTGTAACCCATACGGTTCTAAATTTGATAAACAAGCATTAATTGAACAACGTGATAAATGTGATgaaaatttacgtcaaatacAGGCTGATTTCGTAACAGAAAGCGCAAGTGGTGATAATGAACGTATTGAACTTTGGAAAGATTTATTACCTGGAATTCTAAaagctattaaaaagtattttgaaaataatgatgaagacgaagaagataatgatgatgacgatgataatCTGGGAGATATCAATATTGATAAAGAATGGGAATTAGTACGTACTTTAATTGTTGatcgtaaatttttactagCAGTAAAACGAGTAAAAATGATAGTTAGAAAATTGAACTTGGattctgatataaataatgttgATGGTCAAGAGGattgttttttacttttccttgcatatatatttttaaattcacaaagtgatgatatcaataaaaataaatttgagagTTTTGAATGGAACAAACGTAAAGAGACAGTTGGCCGTTTAAAacaaacattaaatatttatcatagtATAATTAGTTTCATAACAGAATTAGAATCAGCAATACCTACTATTAAACAAATGTTAAACGCAGCAACACCTGGGGTAGCTATTGAATCTTGTACTTTATTAGGTAAagcttataaatttaatatttttggagCTGAAAAAGCATTTCATACGGCATTATTACAAGCTTTTAGTAGAGATGAATCAGTAAAGAAAAATGTCGCTGAagtttataaagaaatatattttcaaagtgAAGCTAATATTCCAAATCGTCAACGAGCAATTATTTCCGTTAATggattgattaatttattaaaaacattgaAGTCAGGTCAAAGTCCAGCTTTAGAACAGCTTGTATCAGAATGGTGTGATAAAAAAGATTTGGATGAAGAAAGTTGGCAAGTTATGtgggaaaaatataatttcaaaaatccatCAACGACAATAATTGAAAGTCGTTGTGCTATTATACTTCTTAAAATGGTAGCTGCCAAAAATccaaaacttattttaaaaaatttaaatatttgtattaaagttggttttcaaacaaaagatgatattttattagcACGTGATACTTGTAAAGcaatattaatgattaaatcaaataattcggAAGATTTTACAAAAGAGCCattgaaatttgataataaccatgaattatttcaaagtcTTTCATCATTATtggttaataaatttgaaactgCGTCCTCAATGTCATATACTTCTTTTGCTACTGAAgcaataaatgttatttatcaGTTTGCTAATACACcggatattattataaaagatattttattaaaattattagaagaaCCTATTGGTGACGTTGATGTTCCTAAATCACAGTTggctaaatttttatatgtaattggTCACGTAGCTGTACGACATATGGTACatcttgatgttgaaattTACAAAGAATTGAAACGTCGTAATGCCATTCGTGATGCAGTAAAaggtaaaaagaaaaacaatatgAATAATACTCATTCGAATGAATCATTTTCATCATCACCTGCTTCCGTTCAATCATCGGCAAGGAAAGCTCGTCAATCAATAAGTGTGCACCGAAGAAATACAGCACTTTCAGAAGACGCTGAAGATGAAATTCTTTCAGGTGCAACTGCTGATGATGTTGATGCTGAAGCAATAAATGAAGCTTTAGATAATAATGTTGTTAATGACAATTGTTTATTAGCACAATTTGTGCCTCTTGTTATTGATGTTTGTCAACATCCCGagaagtataataataaatatattcaagttTGGGGAGTACTGGCGCTTACTAAAATGATGACAGTGTCTTCTAAATTTTGTCAAGACCATCTTCAGTTATTGATGACAATATTGGAAAAATCAACTTATCCAGAAATAAGgtctaatattttaattggtttGTCGGATTTAATGATTAGATTTACAAATGATATTGATCCTTGGACAAGTCATATGTATAACAGACTTACTGATCCAGATGTATTAGTCCGTCGTACAGCAGTTCGTATTCTTTCTAGTTTAGTTAAACGAGAAATGATTCGGGCCAAAGGACAAATGTCAGAAATGGCTTTGTGTATAATTGATAAAGATGAACAAATAAGAAATGATGctcaattatttttccgaGAATTGTCAAAAAAACCTAATGTCTTATGTAATATTTTACcagatattttatcaaaattttcatgtttagACGAAGATACAGTTGATGAAGaagatatacaaaaaattttcaagtttataTTTTCACTGCTCAGTAAAGAACGAGAAATGGAGTCAGTATTagataaaatatgttttagaTTTAAAGATGTAACTACAGAAAGGCAAAGcaaaattttaacatattGCTTATCACTTttacaattaaacaaaaaggGTATTACTCATTTAACAAGAAATCTTCCATTTTTCAAAGACAAACTTCACAATAAACATGTTTACGATGCTCTATGGGAGGTAATTGAACAAGCTAAAAAGAAACCTGATGTTAAAGAAGCTTGTGCTATTTTAGAACAAGAAATTGAGAAATTATTGGACAATCCTAATTCTGATAATATTCCAGTTATTCAAAGCCAAGATGAACAAAGTCAAAATAATAccattaatcaaaataatactgacaataataaaaaagctgATTGTGAAGTTATGCCACCTCCCAAAATTTCTCCACCAAAACGACGTTCAACTCGCCACGTAaacaaacgaaaaaaataatttaagctaaagttttaaagaaatttcacTCTCCATActattaattctttttaagtatttcatttttataacattacaatacagaaaaattgtaatgttaataagaaataatatttatattcatttttagataataattttataatacaaaactgtatatacttttaaaatgaataaattgttttcatcTATATTGAAttcatttacatttaaaatattttctaagtaaaaatttttcaatagtattaatctaatttacattaaaattaagttgatggaagttaatgttattaaaattttttttttaattttaagtgtatTACCGTGAGCACGCATGTACGACCTGCACACGTACGAAACGTGTATATTCTAACCTAAAAACGTCTAGCAGCTAATaaaggtaaataataaaaaatgtatggacttatttaaatatgtataaagaataataatataaaaagaaacgAAAGCTGTAAGTAACTGTTGAAATTTagttaatcattatttaaaaagtattacaaatcaaatgtatattttacataaaatatatttcttattcaaaattactttaaCCTTAAAcgacttaaaatatttcatttagttataactaaattaataaaatataattttatatgatcaaataaaaatctccatgattgtttaaaatagtttttcagcagtataatttattttaataaccgtattgttaaatttgttaatagttattaatattacataataaaattaaagataattcATTAgtgcaataatttataaaatttaattgtcaattaGGATACgccaaaatattatttcaatgtagatcaatttttataaaaagtatttcataacatttttttgaaaattgttttactaaaataaattgttggaATGTAGGATGATTGccacataaaattatttatattttattcagtatTACCTcgttgtaaattttctaaactattaatagaattaaaacTATCGGAATTTagttgatttttataattttacattacttcatttatatttcatatttagtttattttttgataagctGATGCATAAGCAACCGATttacatcaataaataatttaataaaaaatattttatacatgcatctacaaattattattcattaaaaaaatatagcaaCGTTTTCTTAATAATGAGccattttaaatagtttataaaaaaaataaataaaatttttgtttgttgatTCAGTGAAGTTTACTTTCTGATATTTTGTGTGTATCTGTGAATACTATTGAGtcttagtaattattttataaaaaaaaaaaatttaatcaatttaataaaaagtcacCATAGGTAAGTTAGTTGATATTCaaaagctttaatttttgataagtgtaaatgtagcagacatcaggcaaatttaaaatgattaataagtagaataagttattaataaaatgaaattaaaaaaaaaatgcgcatttaaaaaattttgaaatcagtaagtgcattttttgcaaatattatttttttaattatttactctatttatttctaattttaaatttgtttgatgtctactacattcatactcattattttttgtcggtttaacaaaaaaataataacaacaatttttataattattcgtCTAGatgcatatttaaaatatgtaacaaaaaaacttatagttataagaattaattgaaaaatatattttttagtattttacaCGGCATGTCATTTCCAAGCAAAGAAGATCGTTTAAATTGTTGGGGTTCTCGTGACGAATATTGGAAATGTCTTGATACTAAATCAGAAACAGAGTGTACAGAATTAAGAAaacaatatgaaaaattttgttccccTCAATGggtaaatgtaatttttgtaaataaaataatatttatatataaaacattaataataatttttttatttctattaggTAAAACATTTCGATAGAAAGCGAGattatttaaagttcaaagaaaaaatagaacAAGAAGGGTACGTTGATAGCCAACTTCCAAAAAGAACAGCTTAGAACAAAACTTATAACTTACTAACAGGttgttattaataacttatttaaaatgttaattgatttttaagtaataaaaatttttgcaaaaaaaaaaaaacaaaaatcttatgattaattatatgCCATTAATAATgcttatatatgataaataaaatacaaatacaaaaagaatgcttttaaaaaaaattttttcgttgtaTTTGttgtaagtttttaattttatcgacATTAATTTTAggaataaaagtattattaatgcTCCTTGTCGAAAGAGCCCTCGAGGGGTCGACAATCAAATAGTcgaagcaattttttttaatgaaaatcatAATACGGATTAAGGATGATTTGATTgtaatcgaattatttattaattgttaaatttcatCGTATACGATTctgatttatattataaaaaaaatggataattCACATGGagctcaagaaatttttgaaatagaaaacaaaaaaatatttgaaccaAATGATATATTGTTAGAATTGCAATCATTCAAATACAATTCTTCCAAGCAACAgataaataatagaataaaaattttccaagtaagtgattttatgtaattttttaaaactctaaGTAAgtcacaaaatttataattaaattattttaattttagaaattacTAAATTCTCCATTCAAAATAACTAATTCTAACTGGGAGCCTGTATTATTGGAAttgatagaaataataactttgaatattaaaatacgtGATACACAAGTATTATTAGCATCGCACGTtcttttcacaatttttactaaaacttTTACCagtttacaattaaaaagtactttcgaaaattttttgaatctacacattcaaaaattaattatatttaataaagaatttaGTATTAATGATTTAGAATCTTTCAAACTTACGattatttatggattttttcttgttattaATAAGAGTTCAGTATATTTTcctgatatttatataaattcatttgaaataattcaaaggaATTGTCTAACATactcaaaatataattattttgcttttaatttGCTTGAAATTTGGCTaggaaaaacaaataaaacaaaattctgggaagaaaatgatttaaaaatagaaaaaactttggaatccattattttttcaaattgggATCACAGTATTGGTGATGTTGCTAAATTAAATGCTTCAAAAATATTcccaatttatttaaatattatggaaaaaaaatattttgggtatttaaaatacacatttaacatttgttataaaaatttgtcatgGCAAAGTgcaactaaatttattattttatctgaaatatgtaatatatggACAGACTGCTTTGTTTTTGATCAATTagactttaaaataattattacaagtCTCGCAAAAAGTCATTTAAAGCACGTATCAACAAAATTATACCttgcaattattaataaaatgactGAAAATAAATGGATTGAATTAATAATGGAAGATTTATGTTTAACTGCTGAAATATGGGAAAGAGAGTAAGTCCATAacatacattatttattttcgttatttGTGTACGTAATATTTACCTAATcaattactttcttttttttttttagaaacaatTTAAGTGCTCTACAAAATTTATGGGATTATTGGATGAGATATacgctaaataaatttaaaactattacaaTACCGCTACTTTGGGAacgtttttgtaaaaaaaatatgattgtcTGCCAATCATATTTAGCACGAAAAGCTAATGAGCTGGGAAAATCATGGATTGAATTGaattccgaaaattttaaaataaatcatgaaaataaaaataatattacacaATGGACTTGCagcaaaacaaataatattccttcaattattaatgatgGACGAGATTgtgtgaaattaaatatttttgctatCCAATGtcgtaaaaacaataactatggtgatataaataattatgaatttataaaacattttttatattttaatgctAATACATGTTCAAGTTCATTAAGAAagggaataatttatcattttgaaattattattaaaaattgtc is a window from the Microplitis demolitor isolate Queensland-Clemson2020A chromosome 4, iyMicDemo2.1a, whole genome shotgun sequence genome containing:
- the LOC103578399 gene encoding putative uncharacterized protein DDB_G0282133, whose translation is MTKSLDVSFDTSELLNNAEKLVDEVEKKIFKVNCDITNFQLDDDSCLDGCELYIRDIVNTKFKEINRDKLSANNNYWCYENHIKCQPHNYELQKINKSTFRNDVIKKSSRDIQISHEQIKNDSKNVKLPQPKKYFKKGNLNTIDVLTRSSQSAVMPSLKLDILPNETNIVGENNDDIPELIINSCKQKKTKNENSIDTAVQTSFQELLNDKPPELLDKSSEFFIAKNISSSSLPSCKIKSAINTDKSNHKEISQNNFDQQVLSDNKKSKRSFIEFICQIAELEINNSSEVKSGDYIKENQNDFNNNKSSNIEIINNDFNWNKIKLNSREYKDVDERLNNLDIKIKNIIGNTSKLDDQFRCYNNRNHIDFKIRSKSNKRDDNNFGGVKIPFKPRSRISSSEITSEIFKSPERFSTPLNNCNYIDIPVNVDTKNTCNDVEELSTSITKFDVNNDSKVFITRNKFSLSTANENSDEIIVDDKSKIDFCLLETQKEINNKIHSDKDNDFSKNYTVKKLYCEQDAENDHFSSNSSNMNNKKISGNNEKKEFGSKKLSISNEKKLLESVRSQENIKNNNKQVDKNEDSVNFEKNNLTVESSKDDLRDRTSFDVSAIYSESFEAASLTEVESTLEEHKEINDGKIENFQLHKKNDTELQANVLINREENTIHETTIVEDSKDELENREIITVDIKSNSVRENTKEKNNINQSKNSNSSIQSLVEKNENRKEYSSIYSLPSSCRQMQKNSPSVQTSTEEKGKSSTNDCSEGEFYLPISYSLGEIITVTASNSQENENFNYYQNLTDGMHDILNFQSFVTNIIQVGQEMSYTENQQ
- the LOC103578392 gene encoding condensin complex subunit 1, producing the protein MYINMEFIIPLKKDDLLKQNDRYYYVKDVISPRQINSVFDTNRQALQNKRSAFILDHFDDFFAVLVHSKNLDDSVLTRAFDRLCKSTEYLVKDLESQDFEEDKKKKLTIVKMHAYLVSSFINYLEDRSLKSNNPTGDKGIGKKKKSEQKSEVRKEWEFKRNKILFTIYDWLQLSLNKLWDPPIVEQSFVMLLADICYKIIELDKDKNDKQVKQIVWQILGILIKNYTHAVSCKIKIIQLVKTYDTLAQSLAQGIVNMVTENKCQSFIVEILHEIDQVNFEESEARNIATFLSTMAAIQPELFFQGSDDIMEYIFDYLDNECYIMRNCAIEIMENLIINCLSGENLTKQQKNLRDECFQYLFKHKLDVNSFVRSKVFQVWQKLLASEAVPIQQMLPILKAVIPHLHETGAVMRKQALQVIRHLIECNPYGSKFDKQALIEQRDKCDENLRQIQADFVTESASGDNERIELWKDLLPGILKAIKKYFENNDEDEEDNDDDDDNLGDINIDKEWELVRTLIVDRKFLLAVKRVKMIVRKLNLDSDINNVDGQEDCFLLFLAYIFLNSQSDDINKNKFESFEWNKRKETVGRLKQTLNIYHSIISFITELESAIPTIKQMLNAATPGVAIESCTLLGKAYKFNIFGAEKAFHTALLQAFSRDESVKKNVAEVYKEIYFQSEANIPNRQRAIISVNGLINLLKTLKSGQSPALEQLVSEWCDKKDLDEESWQVMWEKYNFKNPSTTIIESRCAIILLKMVAAKNPKLILKNLNICIKVGFQTKDDILLARDTCKAILMIKSNNSEDFTKEPLKFDNNHELFQSLSSLLVNKFETASSMSYTSFATEAINVIYQFANTPDIIIKDILLKLLEEPIGDVDVPKSQLAKFLYVIGHVAVRHMVHLDVEIYKELKRRNAIRDAVKGKKKNNMNNTHSNESFSSSPASVQSSARKARQSISVHRRNTALSEDAEDEILSGATADDVDAEAINEALDNNVVNDNCLLAQFVPLVIDVCQHPEKYNNKYIQVWGVLALTKMMTVSSKFCQDHLQLLMTILEKSTYPEIRSNILIGLSDLMIRFTNDIDPWTSHMYNRLTDPDVLVRRTAVRILSSLVKREMIRAKGQMSEMALCIIDKDEQIRNDAQLFFRELSKKPNVLCNILPDILSKFSCLDEDTVDEEDIQKIFKFIFSLLSKEREMESVLDKICFRFKDVTTERQSKILTYCLSLLQLNKKGITHLTRNLPFFKDKLHNKHVYDALWEVIEQAKKKPDVKEACAILEQEIEKLLDNPNSDNIPVIQSQDEQSQNNTINQNNTDNNKKADCEVMPPPKISPPKRRSTRHVNKRKK
- the LOC103578391 gene encoding cytochrome c oxidase assembly factor 6 homolog translates to MSFPSKEDRLNCWGSRDEYWKCLDTKSETECTELRKQYEKFCSPQWVKHFDRKRDYLKFKEKIEQEGYVDSQLPKRTA